In the genome of Acidobacteriota bacterium, the window TGGACGAGGACCTGCTCGACCCCACCATCGAGCGGATGATCTCCCTCGGCGTGCTGGGCGGGCAGTACCCGAGCGGCGCCCAGAAGCCCGGCTTCTTCGAATACCAGAAGGGAAAGATCACCGCGGTCTACGATCCGGAGAAGAAGCAGTACCGCCCCCTCGAGCCCGGGGGATGGACGGCGAAGGTGGACGCGGCCCTCGGGCCCCTTCCCGAAGGTTTCCGGCCCTGGAAGGCCCTGTTGCGGGCCCCCGACCGCAAGGCGGCTCTCGAGGCGCACTTCGCCGCCATCGCCTCCCAGGACACCCTGGGGGCGAAGCTGGCCCGGGCCTACGTGCAACGTTCGCGGGAGATCGGTCAGGCTCTGGTGGACGACGGCGTGGCTTTCGATGCCGAGGGCGTCAACGGCGTGCTGACCTCGGGTTTCTTCCACCTCTACGGTCCGATCAACGATTACTGCAAGTGAGGGAGCGTTCGCGATGAGAAAGATACGCAAGCCGGTCTACTTCGCCTGTGGTGACTACACCGTCTCCCTCGGCACGGGCCGCAAGGAATTCCACCCCAAAAAGCCCCGCCCGGGTCTCGAGCACTACATCGCCGAGGCCGGCCGCGGCGTACTCGCCCAGCTCGGGGGGGCCGACAAGGTGGACGAGTCCGTTGTGGGTAACTTCATGGCCGCCCGCTTCAACAAGCAGGGGCACCTGGGGGCGCTGATCTCCGTGGTGGACCCGGGCCTGGCCTACAAGCCCTCCCTGCGGGTGGAGGGCGCCTGCGCGTCGGGCGGCCTGGCCCTGGCCACCGCCGTGCGCAGCGTGCTGGCCGACCAGGCCGACGGCGTGCTGGCCCTGGGCGTGGAAGTGCAGAACACGGTCAAGGCGATCTACGGGGCCGACGTGCTGGCAGGCGCCGGACACTTCGCCTCCGAGCGCAAGCAGGGCCATGCCTATTTCTTCCCCTCCCGCTTCGCCGAGCGGGCCGGGGCCTACCAGCAGCGCTTCGGGCACGAGCAGGCCTGGGAGGGCATGGGGCGCTGGTACGAGCAGGCGATCCTCGCGGCGCGCACCAACGACAAGGCCCAGGAGTTCCACAACGCCGATCCCGATCCCTTCGCCAGCCACCAGCGGATGCGGCCCAACCCCCGGGGCTTCTGCGACCACATCAACGTGCTGGACTGCTCGAAGGTTTCCGACGGAGCGGCGGCCGTCGCCGTGCTCTCGGAGGAGGGACTGAGCCGGGCCGGCGTGGCGGCCGAGGACGCCATCGAGCTGGTGGGCATCGGCCACGTGGCCGCCGACCTGACTGCGCCCCCCGAGGACCTCACCGTGCTCGACACCACCCGCCGGGCGGTCAGCGAGGCGATGGAAATGGCCGGCGTCACGGCCCGGCAGATCGGCGTCTTCGAAGTGCACGACTGCTTTACCATCACCGGCATCCTGGCGGTCGAGGCCCTGGGTCTGGCGCCCCACGGTGAAGGGGCGGCCTACGTGGCGGCGGGCAAGACGCGGCCCGACGGTCCCTCGCCGATCAACCCCTCCGGCGGCCTGATCGGCTGGGGCCACCCCACGGGAGCTACCGGCGTGCGCATGGCGGTGGACATCTGGCGCCAGCTCACCGGCCGCGCCGGCGAGGCTCAGCTCGACCTGGACGAGCGTCCCTACGGGCTGACGATCTCCATGGGCGGCAACGACAAGACGGTGGTGAGCTGCGTGTTCCGCCGCGCCGGCTGATCGGCGCGCCTCCTTCGGGAAGGCGGCGGCTCAACGGGGGGCGTGCTGGGCGCAGGTCTGCTGGCCGGGACGGGC includes:
- a CDS encoding beta-ketoacyl synthase N-terminal-like domain-containing protein, which encodes MRKIRKPVYFACGDYTVSLGTGRKEFHPKKPRPGLEHYIAEAGRGVLAQLGGADKVDESVVGNFMAARFNKQGHLGALISVVDPGLAYKPSLRVEGACASGGLALATAVRSVLADQADGVLALGVEVQNTVKAIYGADVLAGAGHFASERKQGHAYFFPSRFAERAGAYQQRFGHEQAWEGMGRWYEQAILAARTNDKAQEFHNADPDPFASHQRMRPNPRGFCDHINVLDCSKVSDGAAAVAVLSEEGLSRAGVAAEDAIELVGIGHVAADLTAPPEDLTVLDTTRRAVSEAMEMAGVTARQIGVFEVHDCFTITGILAVEALGLAPHGEGAAYVAAGKTRPDGPSPINPSGGLIGWGHPTGATGVRMAVDIWRQLTGRAGEAQLDLDERPYGLTISMGGNDKTVVSCVFRRAG